The Haloarcula laminariae genomic sequence GGGCCGACGTACAACCCGAACACGGACACGTACGTCGGGACGTTCGAGGTGGCATCAGCCAGCCTCGCGGTGACGGAAGCGCTGGCGACCATCCGACACTGCGAGCCGACGGAGCTCGAACCGCTGTACCACTCGGTCGACCCCGACGCGCTGGACCGGCTCGTCAAGTCCGGGACG encodes the following:
- a CDS encoding HalOD1 output domain-containing protein, producing MGGLDPRDTFAGDRFDGRACVTDDGPTYNPNTDTYVGTFEVASASLAVTEALATIRHCEPTELEPLYHSVDPDALDRLVKSGTDQLRVTMQLDGFEVVVTGDRRVEITPPE